In Zingiber officinale cultivar Zhangliang chromosome 8B, Zo_v1.1, whole genome shotgun sequence, a single genomic region encodes these proteins:
- the LOC122016230 gene encoding ureidoglycolate hydrolase-like, whose protein sequence is MSPISSPTMFARNPLLFLFLFLFPSLSLISKATHDEESTRRTMEDFSGYPTAAHPSVLSLSPSSLSVDEAGLLRQIDELAAFSDTPAPSVTRILYSEKDVLARSYIKSLMKEAGLSVREDHVGNIFGRWNGSDSGVGAVATGSHIDAIPYSGKYDGVVGVLGALEAIRILKRIGFQPRKSLEVIMFTSEEPTRFGISCLGSRLLAGIHPLANALNKAVDSQNIPFFDAARGAGYDVRQEDLPNVFLTKTSYSSFVELHIEQGPILEEEGVSIGIVTAIAAPASIKVDFEGNGGHAGAVLMPARNDAGLAAAELALAVEKHVLESGSIDTVGTVGILEVHPGAINSIPSKSHLEIDTRDIDMERRNIVIEKIQQSAIRIAKERGVELSQFEIVNQDPPALCDGSIISAMKAASQHLNLSHRLMISRAYHDSLFMARVSPMGMIFIPCYKGYSHKPEEYASIEDIANGVKVLALTLAKLSLD, encoded by the exons ATGAGTCCCATTTCCTCTCCGACCATGTTTGCAAGGaaccctctcctcttcctcttcctcttcctcttcccatCCCTCTCTTTGATCTCCAAAGCGACCCATGATGAAGAATCGACGAGGCGGACCATGGAGGACTTCTCCGGGTACCCGACTGCCGCTCACCCTTCCGTGCTTTCCCTCTCACCATCCTCCCTCTCTGTCGACGAGGCGGGATTGCTGAGGCAG ATAGATGAGCTGGCAGCCTTTTCAGATACTCCTGCACCATCGGTGACTCGCATTCTGTACAGTGAGAAGGATGTTCTGGCCAGAAG CTACATAAAAAGCCTGATGAAAGAAGCTGGCCTATCTGTCCGTGAAGATCATGTGGGAAACATATTTGGCAGATG GAATGGCTCTGATTCAGGTGTTGGAGCAGTTGCTACTGGTTCTCACATAGATGCAATTCCATATTCTGGAAAATATGATGGGGTAGTTGGTGTATTGGGTGCACTAGAGGCAATACGAATCTTGAAAAG AATTGGCTTCCAACCGAGGAAATCTCTGGAGGTTATCATGTTTACTTCTGAGGAACCCACACGGTTTGGAATCAGCTGCTTAGGAAG CCGCTTATTGGCAGGGATCCATCCACTTGCAAATGCACTTAATAAGGCAGTTGATAGCCAAAATATTCCCTTCTTTGATGCTGCAAGAGGTGCTGGCTATGATGTACGCCAAGAAGATTTACCAAATGTGTTTTTGACAAAAACTAGCTATTCTTCTTTTGTGGAATTGCATATTGAGCAAGGGCCAATTCTGGAGGAAGAAG GTGTTTCCATTGGCATTGTTACTGCAATTGCTGCCCCTGCAAGCATTAAAGTAGACTTTGAAGGAAATGGAGGTCATGCTGGAGCCGTCCTAATGCCTGCAAG AAATGATGCAGGATTGGCAGCAGCAGAGTTGGCGCTGGCTGTTGAAAAACATGTGCTTGAATCTGGATCCATTGATACTGTTGGTACCGTAG GAATTCTGGAGGTTCATCCAGGAGCTATCAATAGCATTCCAAGTAAATCACATTTGGAGATTG ACACACGAGACATCGACATGGAGAGAAGGAACATTGTGATTGAGAAAATTCAACAATCTGCTATTAGGATTGCAAAGGAGCGTGGAGTTGAATTGTCACAGTTCGAAATTGTTAATCAAGATCCACCTGCTCTTTGTGATGGATCGATAATCAGTGCAATGAAAGCTGCATCGCAACATTTGAACCTGAGTCATAGGTTGATGATCAGTAGAGCTTACCATGACTCACTCTTCATGGCCAG AGTATCTCCAATGGGCATGATATTCATTCCTTGCTACAAAG GTTACAGCCATAAGCCTGAAGAGTATGCATCAATTGAGGACATTGCAAATGGAGTAAAAGTACTAGCTCTCACTCTAGCCAAGCTATCCCTGGACTGA